The following DNA comes from Rhea pennata isolate bPtePen1 chromosome 22, bPtePen1.pri, whole genome shotgun sequence.
AAACTGGGTTGCATGTGTCCTCATGAATAAAGTGTTCAGACGGACTTACGTTGATTAAAGTGGACACTGTTTTGTTATGCTTCCTGAAAAACATCCTTTAAATTAGAGCAAGTTCACTTTGATTAGACTTGTATATAAATCTGATGAGGATGACTGGGGAAATCCAGAGCTTGCTGATGTcttaaaatttccaaaatatccACTGGAGATGTGCTGGGCTGGCTGATATCTCTCTGTCACTAATGTCCTGTGAgaatgcatataaaaataagataatgtGTGTAATGAAGAATATGGAGAAAGAATTTCTGTGAATAGCTAGAATGATTAAAATACAATTGTGTTGATACTGCTGCAGCTAATCTTCTGAAAGTGCAATCTGCAGAAGGCTAGGCATTTCAGCTGGTAAATACGTTTATCCTTGAAGCCCGCTTCTCTTCTTGTGGTGCCCTTTGAACTTACTATTCTGATTTAATGGTTATTGATTTGGTGACATGGGCAATAAAATGTGATTAACATCTAAATTGTAGGTCCTTCTGATTCACTGGTTTTCCTCATAATATCGATTAAATCCTGCCAACTCTTCTCTGGCAGAACTCTCAGATGGGGAGACTTACTGGGCCTCTAAGAGTTTAGCACTGTAGATAGGACCCCAGTGATCCCATCTGGAGTGTGGCTAAGACTGCGGGATACACAGCGTAAAGCAGCATGGAAATAccacattgatttttttttggaggatCTGTTCGTGATTTTATCTCATATGATACCCTTTGCCTTCTTGTTATGTCATATGCTCACTTAATGCCTGCGCCAGGGCAGAAATGTGATACAGATTTTGCTAACTAGAGCTCTGGGCCAAGCGAAGATTGACTGTAAAACCCATAAGGTGAGGAGTGAAAGATATCAGCCACAGGCCAACATCTATATTGCCATTAGTGATTAATTGTTAACCGAATGTAGATGCCACTGTTCTGTCACCTAAAGCAGCAGAGGAGCTATGCCAGATTGCAACGCCAAGATCTATCATCTTGAGAGTTTGCCTCCTAAGCTGTCCAGGGTGGTTAAATGGTCCCTGTAAGGACAATGTTGGTTCCCAAGATTTGTCCAAAGCCCAACtgtctctgaagaaaaagaggagtaTGAAGATGGGAGGAAATTCCCGTTGCTCTGGCAGGATACATGGGATGCTATGAAGAAATGTATGGGGGACAACTCCAAGACCCAGACTTTGAAATCCATCCTTAATCTCCTAATGTAATTTTTTGCCCTTGAAGCAAAAGCTTGCGTAACAGTTAGTATATGATTTGACAACGTTATTATACCCACGTAATAAAGACATAATTACTTATTGTGTTTCAAAACACTTCTATTGAAACTGTTTTATTGGCTTTCGAAAAAGGCTTTCCTTCACCTCTTGCACATTCGCTTTATTGAGGAGCTGCcacatatttttgaaacaacCTGAGCGCTCTACTaagcaacattttgaaaagtcaCTGAATTGACGAAGGTCCCCACTTCCCAGAGTGAAGGATATTTCAGCTGAGACAGTTTCCATGTATTTGCTCACCCGTTTCTCAAGGTTAAGTATGAGCAAAATCCTGCAATCATTAACTTACGGCTACATCCTTCCAAGATCACGTCTCTCTTTCTCCTAAGAGCCCAGAGAAGATCATAGGGAACACGATGTAAGACATATCAAGAGAAGCTCTTTTGTATGAATTTCCATGCTGCTCAGGCCTGCAGCAATGGACAATGTTATATTCTACTCTTTTGTTATTCCCTTGGGTAAGTTATTGCAGATCCGTTCCCATGTGCAGCACATACTGTTCATGACAAAATTCCTGTATCATATGTTTGCATATAAAATAGTCAGAACATCAAACACAAGCATGGCTTGTCCAAAGTATTTTTGCACACTGATTTATTGTTCTGCTCTCTTCCAAATTTACAAaagaagaagtatttttatgacAGCTTAATTACTACTTGCTCTTTGTAGGAACTCTTTTTATATGTTTTCCTAACAGTAACTTTGCAACTTTGCTTGTATTTTACTGGAAATATGCCAACAATATAGAGAAAGGAAGTAAACTGAATACCAAACCTTCAGCAATCATCCCCTCTCTTCAGTCACTAATTGCAACCAACTAGAATATTTGACGTTAGCTAGGTCTATTTACGAATGCAGCATCAGCAAGTGGGAAAGTATGGCTCATTTctacacagaaagaaatgagaagaaatggaagaaatactCCACATCATTGGCCCTTCTGCAGTTCAGACCATCTTGAGCAGCATAACGCTGTCTGGTTTTATGCTGGTCTCTGTCTCTTTTGCGAATGGACCCTGCTAACAGGAGCTGacattttcttgctgaaaacGCTGCCATTTGGCAATGAGGTGTTGCGCTGCAATGTCACCTCTGCACCATTTCCGCAGGGGCCCTGGTAACGTGGTGAGAGAGATATGAGAGGTGCAGGGTGTGCTGAATGCTAACGGGACAGTCTGCGCTCCAAGCGCAGAGGGGTATTCGAAAGGCCCAAAAGTGCCCCCCATGGAGGTAGGAGTCCCCATCTGTGAATGTACTATTCAAAAAGACATGTCTAATTGGATAATGTTTGCAAATAATGCATTGACTAGGTTGTATATGATTACGTCTTGCATATAAGTCATATACTAGGCTGCATGAtctcatatatatatgcatacgtGTAAAGCTCATAGGTATATGGCCTCACAAAACTCTGGGTTGTGCTGAGACATTTGAGAGAACATAGCTGCTGAAAGGTCTATGTTATCTGCTTTTCAAATGACATCTTTATAACACTGCTAGATTTCAGTGTCATTTGGACCATATATCACGGTAACCCAGTGCATGTGTTGTAAATAAAGGCTTTGCATTGGATTTCTACCCGTGTTGTTTAGCTCTTATCTTACATTTCCCtatctgctttctctgcttctaCATGTTCTGGGCACTAAAGTAATtggaaatgacatttttgttgCCTATGAACCCATTTCCTCTGCTGGCTGATGTCTGTAAAGCAGCTAAGGAGCAGTTCAGCTTGCACAGCGTGACAGCGTAAACGTCCTCTATGGGAGATGTCCACCAACAGATAGGTGAGTGACCGTGAAACTTGTTCATACAGAGGAGAGACATCTCACACTAGCTAAACCTGACTCAGATGCAGAAAATCACCACCTCAGCAAGAGACTCCTTTGCACACCCTGTGGTGGAAGGAGGTTCATGCAGAGCTCCTCAGTCCTTTCCCTGTGGGACAGGTCACCTGGACAAGTAGAGGCTGACCATCCTGTCATGGTTGGTGCTGATTTTGCTAGCCCTCTGCTCAGAGATACGGATCTGACTCCTCAGGTCTCATAAAGTCTGACTGGTCCCTAACTGAGCACAACGCAGGTCATTCGCCTGAATCCACTTGCAGCTTGAGGTATTGAGCCTTACAGTCCTCCAAAGACATGCTgctctctgcttctcctgcacCCCAGACAGTGAGGAATGCCTGCCGTGCATACGTATGCAGGGCAAAGACTAGCAGAAGCTGACCTGGGTGAAATTCTTCTTCCTAAATCAGTGGCTCACCCTTGTCAGCAATATGTCCCACACATATTTGGACTGTAGTCCCCTTCAGCATCAAACACGGTTCCGTAATCCCAGCCCTGAATGACCACTTGAAATAATGCAACGGCAGTAAGTACTTATAATACCGCAGGATTATAGTACCAGAGGATACAGTCAACTTATCTCAGCTTCTGAAGGCCAGTTGGAGAAGTGCTGGCTGGAGACAGGAGTACTCATCACAGcttctttcagaggaaacaTTGAGACATTATCTGAAAGCAAAGGTATTGTGTGTCATGACAAtgtaaatcatatttttatctttggaaaaaaaaagaagtcttatgtagtctttattttgaataaactCAGTCAATCAGAAATGATGCTAATTTCTATCATAACTCAATAATTTTTATTACGTTGTAAATAGGAggcaggaaatgaaagaaatatgcaGCCAATAAATGATAGCAGGTGGCAGTAGTGGTTTCTCCTAAGAGCATGACCCATTCTAAGCTCGGTCTATCTTTCCTGTTAGGAAAACAGTAGCTGTttatcaggggaaaaaaagagatggacTTACTTACAGAGAAGTTTCTGACAAGTTATGGCAGGCAGGGCCCGTCACGGAAGTCTTGTGGACTCTTAACACAGCTGAGGTAAATAGCTGAACAGAGAGCATGAAGaacctccagagaaggaaatggTAGGAACGCACGTGACATGGTGGACATCGCATACATGGGAGCTGGCCGACCCAAATGAAGATTGCTGTGGACCTGCGTGGGCCATCTGTGAAATGCTCAGTTGGTGACCAGCTCCAGCTGGCAACGTAACGTTACGTGCCCTTGACCACAAAGACGTTTTTCAGTAGTTTGAGGAGCAAAGGTCAATGACCAATAGCACTTGCAGAAGTTTTCTTGAGACCCTCATCTGTGTGAGCTGAGACTGTGTCTAAGGGATGGAGGTCTGTCCCTCTGCTTGACTGTGGGGGTGTCGTATTCACCGTGTGCTACTActgggggggcagggggaaataaataaataaaaggaatcgCTGTGAATTAGGGTGTTCTTTAGTGTGATGAGAAGTGGCTGCACGGGGCCTTCGGCTAGGAGCTGAGCTGCAGAACTGGTTTCCCTGCGCCTGGCCTTTTCCCTGTACAAAACTCAGGGAAGCCTGAACTACCGCAGAGTGTTAAGTGACCTGAGGTTTCATGCTCCTTTCTCCCGTGTACATGAGCGCGCTCTCGGTTGCTGGAGTCCATAAAAAAGTTGAAAGACCTTATAGATATAAATAGTGTCAGGATTCTGAGGGCATTAAATAGGCTGAAATAGCCCTGCTCGGCCTCGCCTGCGGCCTTCACAGCCACCCACCACCTGTGGGTCCAGGAGTCCCATTGCAGTTCAGCCCTGGGTCCTCCGGCCCTGCCCGAGCTTTGCCATAGGAGGCTGATGTCCAGCAGAGCCACAACCATGCTTGTGCTCAGCCGGGGACCCTGCTCATCTGGACCTCAACCCCTTGGACTAACTTCCCAGCTTCAGACCTGTCCCATCACTATGGAGCTGCCTGATGGTAACTGGATCATGTCTGACCCTGGTTAGCATCTCCAGACTAATTCTAACCTGTGGGCTGATTTTCTGGCTTGACCTCGGACCTGCCTCATTACCGTGGTGGTAACCAGGGTCTGACATAGTCCAGTAACCTGAGCACAAACGGGGATACTGGGGTTGGTTTAGAGCACTGATCTTCATACACTTCGGTTACACTGATTTCTAAGCAAAATGCAGCTTTACTCTGTGTAAATTTAGAATTTCTCTGTGTTGACCATCAGATTAGAATGAGTTTATATAAAGTTTGCTTAACACTTGTTCTTTCCCAAGGCTCAAATCCAATCaatcatgctttttcttttttttttcttaatgccaAGCTACAAAGTTGCCAAACTTCTCCAGACCAGGTCTTGCTTTCATTTAAGCCGGGATATAAGGTAGTTCTtgactctgctgctgctgctgccaatAGTGTTCATATGTGGATGTTTCTTTGGCACAGGACAAAGAGAGGAGCTGTCAGAAGCAGCACGTCTGCGTAGATGCTGCTCTGTGGGCATCGGCGGGGCTTTGCGCGTATCTATTCCGGCCAACAGCCAAAGTTTACTTGCCCTTGAGCACACTTTGAGGCTAGGTTGTGAGCAGACAAATAGACCAAAAAAAGTATGTTGTTAATCTCAGAGACTCTGACACGTGCCTGAGCATATTGACTAGTGCTACAGTTTTGGAAGGttctctgttctccttgctAAAGTGCATGTAGATGAGATAACTGAGCTGAGccagcagctcagagcaaaaGGGTACGATTAGCTGAAGACTTTGTCTTGATCTCTGTCAATACAGGCAATTAAAACTAGAGGATATTTGTTTGAAATGCAGCttggttttccttccttctccctctccttgtGTTTACTGCACAGACCTTGAAGGCGATGTTGAGGAGTCCAGGCTCAGGGACAGGGAGAGCAGCTTTCATGGAGGAGAACTTTTAAAGTTTGTCACAGGGAGTTTCTTCCTAAAGCAAGTGAAGCTTCTAAGCTAAAGTAATAACAGGCTTCGAGTTAATATGCATGTGCCGACAGTGGTTATGACTTTTGCTAAGTCATCACTGGCAGCAGAGAACATCAGGTTTCTGCGTGAGCTGGATGCCTGCAGGGTATGTGTTTCCCACAGATGGCACGCTGGCAGGCAGTGGCTCCATGGCTGGGCTGATAACCCAGCCTGATGGGATCCCTGCCCTGCTCTGACCATGCTAGGCCAATCCCCAAGGCCCAGGGACTGTTGGGAAAGGCAGTGCTCCAAATGTAGTGTCTCCAGCGGACATCCTACAGCCTTCTGTAAAACTGGGACTTGCAGCCTCGTATCTCGGTGTCTTTGGCTGTTTCTTTAACGCCACAACTTTCCTCTTGTATAATCCCCCAGCTACTAGAAATCTCACCTAGCAAATGAGAAATAGGTTTGCATTCCTCAGTGAAGGAGCATGAGATTCGTGAAGCAGCAGGAGAATGTGCGAGAAGGTCCCCAGTCCGTCCCAGGAGCCCAGTGTGGACCCCTGCAGTGTATCAACAGGGAGAACCTACTTCCAGGTCTTGCTGCCAGTAGTTTATcattgcagaaagcaaaaggtGTCTGTGTAAAGCCCCACATAGGGCTTTAAGACAGAAAACCCAGTTTCCTGAAGCTGCCTATTTCAAGGCGCCTCGGTGTGGGACAACTCGCTGGCATTTGCTGTTGGATGCCTTTGGCACGGCAGCAGTCATCGCGCGGGATGTGACCAAGCCCTTTCTGCACCCACCTAGCTTTTCTCCCATATGAATCAGGAATCTGCACACCTAGTGTGCCTTTGGGGATTTTGTAGCGCTGACACTCCACTGGAAACCAGGTTATTTAGTTGAGGGCCCCATACGTGAAACAGAGAGAATAATTCTAGAGGTTAATGATGAGATGGAGTAATTCACACGCTGTGAAGCAATCTTACATTATTATGATCCATATAGGGACCACAGATGGAAAAGCAAGTTGTTTTAACTTCAGGCCAACATCGAcaagataatattttttctaatgaagaCACAGATATGAAAGACcgtataggaaaaaaaagggggcaggCAGAGTTTCACAAAAATTTTCATCGCTAGCTTTTATTTCATGTACAGCAGCATATAAACATGGGCAGGCTATTCCTTCACATCCTTGCCaccaataaataaaaacagttgatgatgttttcatttcagagtgATGCCAACACGGCAGCGTAGTCCTCCTTCCTCCTAAGCAGAACTTCCTCAACATGAATATCTATCAGCAGAAGTGAACTTCCCTATAACTGTATGGAAAGCATTCCTAGCACCTGTGTTCCTCTACATCTATTCAGTACATTGGCAACAAACTATGAGTACAAGTAACAGATTGAAACACTGAGCCCAGGGTATCTTCACTCCAGTCAAGTGTCCCACAGCTCATGTAGACAGACACGCAGCTCCGGCCGTGTCACAGCAGGATGGCACTCGGCGCGAGCCCCTCGCTTGACAGGTCCCCAGCCTCTTGGATGAGGCTTACGGTCTTGTTGCCAGAACCTCACCGCTGGTGGTACCCCATCTAGCTGTTTGAAGGTTACCTCTGGCATGTCTACATGAGCTAACAGTTTCCCTTTGACTGAAGTGGAGATGGAGCCTAAAGATTGATTCGTGAGCGTATGCGATGTCGCAAGACAAAAGCACGAGCTTCATGGCTTGACGCATCTTCTTTACGTTGTTCCGTCCTTCTTCACAAGCAGCCAGCACAGGCTGCATTGGCGCAGATTTCGCACAGATCGATCTCTTGGATGGCCATGCCTGTTGGGATAAAAGAGAGCGTTTCAGTGAAGCTGCAAGGGAATTTCTGGGAGAGCAGAGCCACACACCAAGCGATTTGGAGGCCTGGTATTGCTTTATGAGCTTTGACGCTCATTTAAGTTCTCACTGGCATCGAGAAAAGGAATTCttgcaaaaatctttcttaaaacaAGAAATCCAACCTTGATTCGTTGGGAAAACAATAGGAACATGTAGAGGCAAGAGAACAGCAGGACTTAGAGCAATTACTTTGCTACCATTTGAATATTCAAGGTTGAAAAGCacgattaaaaaaaagggggactTGGCAATGCAAACTACGTACTCAGCCTCTCAAAAATCACGGgtgcatcttttcttttacaCACAGACTGGAACTCTTCAGGGAGATCTTTTTCTTCGCATGGAGCCCAGATAGCCCTCATGCGAGGGTTAATGTCTGTGTCCTTGTCCTTGAGCTCCTTTAGCTTCTTCACGGCCTCAAGAGAGAACTTCAAGTCTCCATCCTGTGTAGACAGAacgaggggaaaaaaggcactAGAAAGTCAGTCCTTAGCTAAATGCGGTCCTTCCACCACTTGTCTGCGTTTGGTCTAGAACAggaataaactttttttccaatCGACTTTCAGCACGTGTTTTACCTGGCTCAGTGACCAAGAGTCAGCGGCATGAGCAGATAACACCCAATCGTTCAACGCACGAAACTGAAGTGAGACGCCGTAGAGCATGAGACCAAACATTGCTGGAAAACACTCGTAGTCTCATTAGCCTGACGCTGAGTTGTATGTGAGTGTTATTTTTGGGTTgtagaatcaaaaaaaaaagaaaaaaaaatgaaactatggGCATGCGTTTATTTATTGAGAGTCAAACCCTCCTCTACTTCCAATCCATTTATGGTTTTTCTCAGCTTAATTCATCAGTGATGCTTGCCATGGTTGAAAAATTAACTGTTCTTGTAGAAATGCAATTCTAGCTTCAGTTACTGGTCGCAGACCATAAAAGCATAAGATaaagacccccccccaaaaaaaagggaaagatttcCAAAAACACAGCTCCACGGAGACCAGGGAGGGATGAAACGAGCCCTCTCCGCGATGTCTCCGTGTGCAGGCAACAAAGCCTCTTCcgcagattttttttttcccctgcgTTCGCtcaagatatatatatatatatatatatatatatatatatatatatatgtatgtatgtatgtatgtatgtatatacacacatgtgtatatatgtagGTCTTGTAAGAGATATTTAGTGACTATCGAGACAAAGGTTCAAACTATAAAGGAGCCGAAGCTTCGGAGCTGAGCTTCCTGCACCGTTGTCTCTCCTCGAAACAGTTATTCTCGTttagttgggtttttttttttttttttttttttacagcccaaaggggaaaatggagaatttttcatttaatagaaGATTATCTGTCACCGCCAAAGACTCTTGGTGCTGATgaccattttgaaaaaaaaaaaaaaaagaaaagaaaaaagaaaaagcattaagtGAAACCTTAAGTGAAGCCTTCAGCACCcaaagaagggggggggaaaaaaaaaggttatttcaaAGCGCAAGGCTGGTGCTGTCCCaccacccacccacccccagCGATCTCGTGTGcatgcagaggaagaaattaagTAAAATCAGGCACGTTGGCACTCCAAGGAAGGTATTCGCGTCGCAGCAGGTCTGCCGGAGAGGAGCCGCTGGCGCACGGCTCGGCTCCCCGGGTTTCGCTCGCGCAGCCTCACCTGGACGTAGACGGCCCGGGCGCCGTGCGCCAGGACGAGGAGCGCCAGGACGGCGCAGCACAGCGAGCCGGCCAtcgcggccgcggcgcggagcctctgcgcggccgggcgccttccctctcctcccgctTGGGTCTCCGCCGCTCCgtgtctctccctctctctcgGGCTCCTTCTCGCTCTTCTCCAGCGCCCTCAGAGCCGCGTCCTCCCCTCCCAGCGCCAAGAGACGCTTTATAAAGCCTTCCCACGGCGTTTGCTTGGTAATCCATTAATCGAAACGCTCTGTTGACACGCGATAACCAGCAcacaccgccccccccccccgtcgaGCGAGGCACCGCTGAGCCGCTCGTTGGCAGAGCGGGGGCCAAATACGCCCAGGCGGCTCCCGCGCGAGTCCGAGGACGCGGCCGGCACACGGAGAAGCAACACATCACCCGCGCGGTGTCCCCTATGTCCGCCGGGGATGGTGCCCGGCTTTTGCTCccccgaggaggaggaggaggaggaggaggaggaggcatcTGGCCGCCCGGAGCAGTGCAGAAGTCGGGAAACGAGCCGtgaaaaaggagggggggggggagaaaaagaaaaggttttggGGTGAGTGGTGGCACCGTGCAGCACGGAGCCGCTGGACGCGCCTCCGGACGCCTCGCAGAGCCCCTCGAGGGGTCTTTTGTGGGTGCCCCAGGCCCCGCCGTGCACGTTTCGGGGGTCCCCCCAGACCCTTTGGGCTGCTTTGCGGTGCAGCCCTGGCCCTCGGCTTGGCTTCGGGGGTGCCGCGGACCTCCCGGGTGTGCGTCTCGGGGCACCCCAGACGCCTTCTGGGTGGGTTTTAAGGCGCCTGAAACCCCTCGATGTGCTTTTGGGGGGTAACCTAGATGCCTCGATGTGCCTTTTGGTGCACCCCGGGAAACGTGGGGTGCCCCAGAGCGCTTCAGTGCTTTCGAGGGTGGCTCTGGTGCCCACAACATGCCTTTTGTGGTAGCCCAGCCCCACTGTCATGCCTCTTGGGGTGCTCCAGACTCCCTGGCGTGCCTTTTGGTGCCCCCAGGTTGCCTTGCTCTGCATTCGGGTGCTCCCCAGAGCTCTGGATGGGGCTTTTGGGGCTGCCCGGACCCCCTTTGCATGGTTTTAGGTATGTCGCAGGCCACCTGGTGTGCCTTTTGGGGTGCCCTCGTTGGGCTGCCCCCTCAGGCTGCCTTTTGGGGCCACCGCAGGGCCCTCGAGGTGCGTGCTGGTGCGGTGCCCCTTTGGGGACACCTCAGAGCCCTCAGGGTGCGTGGTGGTGCCCCCCAGAGCCCTCCGGGTGCCTGGTGGTGCCCCCAGTGCTTTCCTGCCCTGTTGGGGCACCTTTCGGGGTGCCCAGGAGCTATCGGTGTGATTTTGGAAGCCACCTGGAGCCCTCGGTGTGCTTTCAGGCACGTCCTCGGCCTGTTGGTGTGTATACTGGGGTGCCCTGATGTGCCCTTGGGGTGTCCTGGACCCCGTGGCGTGCCCATCAGTGCTCCCCAGAGCACCTGATGAGCCCTTTGGTGCATCCCAGGCCCCTCCACACACCTTTTGGCACACTCCGGACCTGCTGAGGTGCTTGTCAGTGTGTCCTATCTCCCCCAGGTGGCTTTAGGTGTGACCGTGAGTGACCCCTTTGTGTCCCCCCTCAGGGTGCATGGCTTTTGGGGCACCCCAGAGCACGTGGCATGCTTTTCAGGGTGCTCTAGCccctttggtgttcttttccTTGAGCTTCACTGTTTGAGAGCCCTGCAGGCGCCAGTTTGCCTTTAGAAGCATCTTAGATGTTTCTACTCGCCTACAGGGATGTCCCTGAGCCCTGTTTTGCTTCCACGATCCCCCGAGCCCTCAAAGTGCCCCAAAgccttgagtttttttttccttttcggAGCACCTCAAAGCCCACAGTTTGTTCTTTTGGCCCATCATCCAAAAGCGCACGCAGCACGTCCAGCACTGCGGAACGGCAGCCTCCTCTCCAGGGAGAGCAGCTTTTCCAGCCCTGTTTGGCCAGCGCCTGCTGCCTGTCCCCAAGGAGGTGGGGAAAGCAGCCACGGCCACTTCAGGGCAATTCAGATCCCTGGGGCTGCAACATTTGTGCAGTTGGACATCAGCTTTCCTCAAGACAACAAAGGTTGGGTTGTAAACTCGGCTCTGGGCATCTAAGTCACGGCACTTTTTGCCCCCACACAACTCATTTGGGCCAGAGCAGCTCCCCCAGGGAGTGAACATctaggagggagggagaagttGTTGAGGGGCAAAGCAGAAACCCACTCGTTCAAGCTGTGCGTTCGGAAGACGTTCATATTCTGCGCTAGGAAGAGGGCAGGATTCATCAGGAGAACATCCCCCTCCAGCCTCCCTTACCTACGCGGTAACTGTGCTACAGCTCCTACGCAAGGGCAAGGCAGTAAGCCCTAGCAGACAATATTTTTCCCAGACCACAAGAAATGGCCACCAAAAAGCCCTAAACACTCAATTAAAACACTTCAACCTAGAGTGAGAGGAAcgagactttatttttaaagatggagTCAATCTCGAATCAGAATCGTTCCAATgaagggaagagacagagcagcagcactgcaaatTAGTCCCGAACAACTATAGCAGAATCACTGCATTTCCAAATCCTCTGGCAATGGATTCCCCTCAAACATCTGGTTCGTTTTCCCACTTACTAGTCGCccaaaatgtaaaaaacaaaacaaaacaaaaatatatcaaaaacaAAGTCGTGGCTTGTCTGGCACCTGCCAGTCCTCAAACAGTTACAGTAAGGATCTTGAGCGTTGCCGGTCTCTGCGTGGTGCCAGTGATATGAAAATATGCTCTTCCTCCCATAGGGAGCTCAGTCggatttctccttctccttcatgtGCAAGAAGACGATGCTGAACATGAAGAGGCCTACCATCATGGAGAAGGCACCGGCATAGTACGGATACGCCGAAGGGATGAAACGTTCATACTGCGTGTGCTGGAGGGGACGCACCGACACCTAGGAAAGGAGGGAATGTCTCTTCAGTCTGGCAGTACACAGTAACACACCAAGATAATTTCTTGCACACCAGCTCTAACTCCCTCTGTTCTTCAGTGCCTGCTGCTTCACTAAGAAGGCAGGTGAGCTATTTACTTTTAGAACCAGATCACTTGTTTCATTGTCAACTAAAAGCTTTCTGACACGTCCCGTGTATTCTTAAAACTCCAAATCCTCTATTTTGGAAGAAACATTTGCACAGTTCAAGTCTCCACAACAGTAAGATTATCTCTGTGCTGGCATTCTCAGCAACATTTCCCCCAAAAGGGGCAATCACTTGGTGATCACTTTTGGTGAAGCCCATTTCCACATCTTACTAAAGAACTCAAAAAGGCAAATCAGAAGATCAGAAGTCAAAAGTGCTCAAATTCCTTGCACATTCAAGTACGCTGCACCCcaataataattttaacagaTATCCCTTTCTTCTTGCATGATAACTGTATTTACCTGAGTAGAGGAGTACAGGTGAGTATAACCCAGTCGATTATAATCTACTTTAAACTGAAACACTCCATAGACATCTGGCAGCTTGAACTGCACGCTGTATTTGCCccctaagaaaaagaaagcagaaatgtttaaCTGACACAGAAAACGAGAGGAGAGAAGCTGTAGAAGTCTTCTCTTTGCAACAAGTCTTCCTTGTTACAAATGCTGCCACACAAAGAGGCAAGAACATGCAAACCCAGGGCTGGAGAGGTGACGGAGACCTACCATTTCTCTTCAAGAAAGTCCGGACAAACGGATCAATGCGGACAAACTCCAGCTGAATATCGTCTCCA
Coding sequences within:
- the LOC134150122 gene encoding guanylin-like, whose protein sequence is MAGSLCCAVLALLVLAHGARAVYVQDGDLKFSLEAVKKLKELKDKDTDINPRMRAIWAPCEEKDLPEEFQSVCKRKDAPVIFERLSMAIQEIDLCEICANAACAGCL